The following coding sequences lie in one Nitrospira sp. genomic window:
- a CDS encoding cyclic peptide export ABC transporter produces the protein MIKLYRFLLFLLRDARTMMVLMVLTGLLAGLSSVGLLAVINKLINGAGATADGLALAFIGLALLKVSSNYLSQLLLVTFAQKTILKLGMDLCWKVVRAPYRTLERRGSHEILATLTDDTNAMAWAVNGLPGLAINVAILAGCSLYLAWLSWQAFLGVVILAVLGLVGYRQLYNRVLQSSLAVRDAKGALFEHFRSLTEGMKELMLHRGRRESFVEQDIRHAAEALRHHNLVTTKQYLTTDSWTQVLFYGLIGVILLLFPRMLSLSGESLTGYAFAMLYMIGPMWGLLGMIPTLSRGQVALEKIESLGLALDEGRQEGGAERPVVHGSHCVEFSQAVFAYESKGEDERPFNLGPLDVSIRSGELVFIIGGNGSGKSTLVKVLTGLYLPQQGQVKLDGDAIVPATQDWYRQHFAAVFSDFYLFKKLLGLDPSLVATQADGWLKTLRINHKVSIQDGEYSTINLSQGQRKRLALVTAMLEDRPFYVFDEWAADQDPQYKEVFYGELLPELRARGKGVIVVTHDDRYFHVGDRVLKLDEGKIVEASPGHVHVPPRATPVLKPVARSSG, from the coding sequence ATGATCAAGCTGTATCGATTCCTTCTCTTTCTGCTGCGTGATGCCAGGACCATGATGGTCCTCATGGTGTTGACCGGGCTCCTGGCCGGCCTCTCCAGCGTGGGCCTGCTGGCGGTGATCAACAAACTGATCAATGGAGCCGGAGCGACCGCGGATGGGTTGGCGCTCGCGTTTATCGGGCTGGCGCTCTTGAAAGTCAGTTCGAACTATCTGTCTCAACTGCTCCTTGTGACCTTCGCGCAGAAAACGATTTTAAAGCTGGGCATGGATCTGTGCTGGAAAGTGGTGCGCGCGCCCTACCGCACGTTGGAGCGCCGGGGCTCCCATGAAATTCTCGCGACGCTGACGGATGATACGAATGCGATGGCGTGGGCCGTCAATGGGCTGCCGGGCCTGGCCATCAATGTGGCTATTCTTGCCGGGTGCTCTCTCTATCTGGCGTGGCTCTCCTGGCAGGCCTTTCTCGGGGTCGTGATCCTTGCCGTTTTAGGATTGGTAGGGTATCGCCAGCTCTATAACCGGGTCCTGCAGTCGTCGTTGGCGGTCCGTGATGCGAAGGGCGCGTTGTTCGAACATTTCCGTAGTCTGACGGAGGGGATGAAGGAGCTGATGTTGCATCGCGGTCGCCGCGAAAGCTTCGTCGAGCAAGATATCCGGCACGCGGCCGAGGCCCTCCGGCACCACAATCTGGTCACGACCAAACAATACCTGACGACGGATTCCTGGACGCAGGTGCTCTTTTACGGGTTGATCGGGGTCATCCTCCTTCTGTTTCCGCGGATGTTGTCTCTTTCCGGCGAATCGTTGACGGGGTATGCCTTTGCGATGCTGTATATGATCGGTCCGATGTGGGGCTTGCTGGGGATGATCCCGACGTTGAGTCGCGGTCAGGTCGCCTTGGAAAAAATTGAATCCTTGGGGCTGGCGCTTGATGAGGGGCGTCAGGAAGGTGGCGCCGAGCGGCCGGTGGTACATGGCAGCCACTGCGTGGAGTTTTCTCAGGCGGTGTTCGCCTACGAATCCAAAGGGGAGGATGAACGTCCCTTCAATCTAGGGCCGCTGGACGTGTCGATTCGTTCGGGGGAACTGGTCTTCATCATCGGGGGCAACGGCAGCGGCAAATCGACGTTGGTGAAGGTGCTCACGGGGTTGTATCTGCCGCAACAGGGCCAGGTGAAGCTGGACGGCGATGCCATTGTGCCGGCGACGCAAGACTGGTATCGGCAACATTTTGCAGCGGTCTTCTCGGATTTTTATCTCTTCAAAAAGTTGCTTGGGCTCGATCCCTCCCTTGTGGCGACACAGGCGGATGGATGGTTGAAGACCCTGCGTATCAATCACAAGGTCAGCATTCAGGACGGGGAATATTCCACGATCAACCTCTCGCAGGGGCAACGGAAGCGTCTCGCGCTGGTGACCGCCATGCTGGAAGACCGGCCGTTTTATGTTTTCGATGAATGGGCTGCCGATCAGGATCCTCAATACAAGGAAGTCTTTTACGGGGAGTTGCTGCCGGAGTTGCGGGCGCGAGGAAAGGGCGTGATCGTCGTGACGCATGACGACCGCTATTTTCATGTGGGCGACCGCGTGTTAAAACTGGACGAGGGAAAGATCGTCGAAGCGTCACCAGGCCATGTTCATGTCCCGCCGCGCGCCACTCCTGTGCTCAAACCAGTCGCGCGATCATCGGGGTAA
- a CDS encoding 4'-phosphopantetheinyl transferase superfamily protein: MMSHPSNFSSASTAFPVLGSSDVHVWFCDLLHYAADQEVLAALLSGDERVRAARFAFDRDRQRFVLSHALLRLLLSRYTHMHARQIHFATGPHGKPAISGAGAASQPIQFSLSHSGPIALVAVARGLAVGVDVEVRKADVDSLKLAQRFFAPRESQLITAAEGDDRARMFYRLWAAKEAYLKGKGVGLSLGLDRFDVVFDGMSPVATVRWTDSGTIDQPWTIRSLSLPDHLAGAVAVEGDAWELHHYESTAYSFY; encoded by the coding sequence ATGATGTCGCATCCGTCCAATTTCTCCTCCGCATCCACAGCCTTTCCCGTCCTGGGATCTTCCGACGTACACGTCTGGTTCTGCGACCTCCTGCACTATGCCGCTGATCAAGAGGTTCTCGCCGCACTGCTGTCCGGCGATGAGCGGGTGCGCGCGGCTCGGTTCGCGTTCGATCGGGACCGGCAGCGATTCGTCCTCTCGCATGCGTTGCTGCGCCTGCTGCTATCCCGCTACACCCACATGCATGCAAGGCAGATCCACTTTGCCACCGGCCCGCATGGGAAGCCGGCGATCAGTGGTGCAGGCGCGGCGTCTCAGCCGATCCAATTCAGTCTGTCCCATTCCGGGCCCATTGCGCTGGTGGCGGTGGCACGCGGTCTGGCGGTTGGGGTAGACGTGGAGGTGCGGAAGGCCGATGTCGACTCACTCAAACTGGCCCAGCGGTTTTTTGCTCCACGCGAATCACAGCTGATCACGGCCGCCGAGGGCGATGACCGCGCGCGGATGTTTTATCGACTGTGGGCGGCCAAGGAGGCCTATCTGAAAGGGAAAGGCGTGGGGCTTTCGTTGGGACTGGATCGCTTTGACGTCGTGTTCGACGGGATGTCACCGGTCGCCACGGTGCGGTGGACGGATTCAGGAACAATCGACCAACCCTGGACGATTCGTTCGCTTTCGCTTCCTGATCATCTGGCGGGCGCGGTCGCCGTCGAAGGCGATGCGTGGGAGCTGCATCACTACGAGTCGACGGCCTATTCGTTCTACTGA
- a CDS encoding nucleoside deaminase, with protein sequence MQQALALAREAPLIGEVPIAALLVRDGIVIARAHNLRETDQDPTAHAEMLAIRDAAKQTKSWRLIDCTLYVTLEPCTMCIGAIVLARIPRLVFGAPDPKAGACGSIMNIPPEPRLNHRVDVIGGVCAEESQSLLQDFFRELRREAVQRKLGQ encoded by the coding sequence ATGCAGCAGGCCCTGGCCCTCGCTCGAGAGGCGCCGCTGATCGGCGAAGTACCGATCGCCGCCCTGCTCGTCCGCGATGGCATCGTCATCGCCCGGGCCCATAATCTCCGTGAAACTGATCAGGACCCCACCGCGCATGCGGAAATGCTTGCCATCCGGGACGCTGCCAAGCAGACGAAGAGCTGGCGCCTCATCGACTGCACGCTGTACGTCACCCTCGAACCCTGCACGATGTGCATCGGCGCGATCGTCCTGGCTCGTATTCCGCGTCTGGTCTTCGGAGCGCCGGACCCGAAAGCGGGCGCCTGCGGATCCATCATGAACATTCCCCCGGAACCCAGACTGAACCATCGTGTGGACGTCATCGGCGGGGTGTGTGCGGAAGAGAGCCAGAGTCTGCTGCAGGATTTTTTTCGCGAGCTGAGAAGAGAGGCGGTACAGAGGAAGTTGGGTCAGTAG
- a CDS encoding anti-sigma factor, with the protein MTHEELEEAVPLYAIGALERSERQAIEAHLLSGCAACHATLKDYQTVASLLPFGLTPATPPNTLKAKIMMAPASTSGQPETEQPSPRSSLEPGEWMNHLFPPITPARSLPFRFAMGFAAVALVVGGGYVAWLSYTQTAQRSGEIQQLQAAVQQGSARVAALQTELQQRDQTLGSLKSELGQRTTEVAELRDQLLQREAELDDAHAQLTQHDSALQRLARQSEEFAGLFKNPASRVVSLSGSEMAKSAGAFLLFDPTTKKAWLYAFNLPALPSGKVYQLWAIDDKPVSAGVFGLDAGQKARMFIKNMGEFPRMKKFAVTVEPDGGRPEPTGAIYLIGQI; encoded by the coding sequence ATGACCCACGAAGAATTGGAAGAAGCGGTTCCCCTTTACGCCATCGGCGCGTTGGAGCGTTCGGAGCGGCAGGCCATCGAAGCCCATCTGCTGTCCGGGTGCGCCGCCTGCCATGCGACCCTGAAAGACTATCAAACCGTCGCATCGCTCTTGCCGTTCGGGCTCACTCCCGCGACGCCCCCCAACACGCTCAAAGCCAAGATCATGATGGCGCCCGCGTCGACGTCGGGCCAGCCCGAAACGGAACAGCCAAGCCCACGATCCAGTCTGGAGCCGGGCGAATGGATGAACCACCTGTTTCCGCCTATCACGCCTGCCCGCTCGCTGCCCTTCCGGTTTGCCATGGGATTCGCCGCCGTAGCTTTGGTGGTGGGAGGCGGGTATGTCGCCTGGCTGTCATACACGCAAACCGCACAACGTTCGGGTGAAATCCAACAGCTGCAAGCGGCAGTACAACAGGGGTCCGCGCGAGTGGCCGCGTTACAAACGGAACTCCAACAACGCGACCAAACGCTCGGCTCCCTCAAGTCCGAACTGGGTCAACGCACTACCGAAGTGGCTGAACTGCGCGATCAGTTATTACAACGGGAAGCGGAGTTGGACGACGCGCATGCACAGTTGACGCAACACGACAGCGCGTTACAACGGCTTGCCCGCCAGAGCGAGGAGTTTGCCGGGCTGTTCAAGAATCCCGCTTCCAGAGTCGTCTCCCTGTCAGGATCCGAGATGGCGAAGTCGGCAGGCGCGTTCCTGCTGTTCGACCCGACCACTAAGAAGGCCTGGCTCTATGCGTTCAATCTGCCTGCGCTCCCGAGCGGAAAGGTTTATCAGCTCTGGGCCATCGACGACAAACCGGTGAGCGCGGGTGTGTTCGGATTGGATGCAGGCCAAAAAGCCCGCATGTTCATCAAAAACATGGGTGAGTTTCCACGCATGAAGAAATTCGCCGTCACCGTGGAGCCGGACGGCGGGCGTCCGGAGCCGACCGGGGCCATCTACTTGATCGGTCAAATCTAG